TATATTCCGAGCTACGTCAGCCGGTTCGGCACTGGATGGAGCAAAAAACAAAATTCAATTGGGGCTATAATCGTGTGATAGAAGAGCATGAATCAATTCTCCATGCTATTGCAACACACGATATTGATGCAGCGCAGGCCGCCATGAAAGTACACATAGAAGACGCTGGCAAGAAACTCGTTGCCGCTTTGTCAGAAATCGATACGGGGGATTCCCTTGAATAATCATTATTTCAATACCATATTGTTTCAATGTTCTTTCATTTAAATCAGCACCAAAACTCTATATGGGAGTGTTGGCTTTCCAATGCAAATGGATCATACTTCTTACGTTTTCCAAGGGCAGCCAAGTCATTCCCCCTCAATGCGCACTCATCCCCAGACAAGGAGAATCTCGTGAACATCATGGCAGAGAATATCGAGGGATTGGATAAAAAAGAACACGTCCGGTTTATAATGGATCTCATACAGCGGTTGATAATTCATCATGGCCTATGGTTTGCCGAGGTCAGTCACCAACATGGTCATGAGAAAGCACGCCAACTCTTCATTGATGTTGTGGAGCGCAGCTCCGCGATACACATGAAGCGACTTTCCAAAACACTTGGTTTTGCACTGGATGACGGCTTACCGACTCCGCTTCTTGAAATGGATGATCAGACTTTGACGGCGCTCAGGGAGACCATTGCTAAGAACTGGTTGGTTAATGATGGAGTCTGGTTTCAATCATTGGAATTCACCCGGGGAATGAATGATGCGAAACGCTCAAATGACTCATGTTGGGCACAATTTTCCCCCGTAGAGGCTGTATCGATCAAACATTTTCTGGGTCTTGAAGAACGGCCTGGTCTTGAAGGATTGAAACGCGCGCTGGAGTTTCGTCTCTATAGCTGTATTAACATCCAACGCATTGAATTTGAAAACGAAAGAAGTCTTGTTCTGTATATGCAAGACTGTCGTGTGCAGTCGGCAAGAAAACGAAAAGGTTTGGACGATTATCCATGTAAATCAGGTGGGTTAACAGAGTACACCACGTTTGCCGAAGCAATTGATCCCGCTATTCAAACCGAATGCATCGGTTGCCCACCGGATAAACATCCTGACGAATGGTATTGTGCTTGGCGTTTCACGATAAATGAGCCTGAGTAAAACGCATTCCTGCTCACCACTTATCAAAAGGAGTTGTGCTTGTGTTTTCGCGCAAGATTGGGCGTGTTGTTTTCGTGTTTTACATCTTCCTTTTTTGTGTTCCTCCAATGGCAAGCGCCTTCTCGGCTTCGCCTTTGGAAACAGTCGATTTGTCCAGCCCACGTTCTACGTTTGAAAGTTTTCTTGAAAATGCTGAAATGTCAATGAAAGCATTTTCCGAAAGCGGGTATCGAAACGCCCCAACCATAGAATATAACGAACGTGCCGCTCGTACGCTTGATCTCAGTGATATCCCCCAATCTCTACGCGAAGACGTCGGCTATGAGACCGTCCTGCTCCTTAAAGAAGTGCTCGACCGCATTCCTCTGCCTGATCCAGCCACGATACCTGATCGTAAAGCTATGCGTATCGCCAAAGAAACCATGTGGCGCCTTCCGGAAACGGATATCGTGATAGAAAAAATGGAGACTGGCCCCTACAAAGGAAAATATCTGTTTTCCACCGAAACGGTTGCCGATGCCGAAACGTTTTATTCCCGAGTCAAACATCTTCCCAAGATTACAGGGAAAAACGAGGCCGGATACGAATACTACATTTATTCGCCAGGATGGATGATCCCGAGGAAATTCATTGATGCTTTACCTCCATGGGCAAAAAACAGCTTTCACGACCAAGCCATATGGCAATGGACTG
The window above is part of the Desulfovibrio inopinatus DSM 10711 genome. Proteins encoded here:
- a CDS encoding DUF6125 family protein; translated protein: MAENIEGLDKKEHVRFIMDLIQRLIIHHGLWFAEVSHQHGHEKARQLFIDVVERSSAIHMKRLSKTLGFALDDGLPTPLLEMDDQTLTALRETIAKNWLVNDGVWFQSLEFTRGMNDAKRSNDSCWAQFSPVEAVSIKHFLGLEERPGLEGLKRALEFRLYSCINIQRIEFENERSLVLYMQDCRVQSARKRKGLDDYPCKSGGLTEYTTFAEAIDPAIQTECIGCPPDKHPDEWYCAWRFTINEPE